The Harpia harpyja isolate bHarHar1 chromosome 13, bHarHar1 primary haplotype, whole genome shotgun sequence genome contains a region encoding:
- the LOC128150439 gene encoding T-cell activation Rho GTPase-activating protein-like, whose product MQVGQPEAGRHLEEEGHPLGSGRWTWFCGDTEPLLLPTAWRRTGRGLGQALLVACRLSGASEVELLSRSSEFQLLAPCPSCCTAQHHAAGRLALFSFAAGGSSSRRRKRRGLPWPFAHRRSPAAAQAPGQAGSGCSRALFGQPLAALCGEDGSLPRPVQELLAVLLREGPSTEGIFRKAAGGTEFRELREALDRGARVDLGSQPALLLAVVLKDFLRSIPAKLLVNDLYEDWMAAMERTSKEEKVSELKAVAEKLPAANLLLLKRLLSLLQHIGHNAATSRMTASNLAICLGPNLLSPPNEDLLPLEAMLEVTGKVKVLVEFLTENCRELFGEEATDPSCPAAEEAPAPTETSRALRLEEQQVPAVTADAEHQAEALPHAPPSLLGVLKEAGGDTVGESETGEAPSALPPTAPESAAGSLGRPEEVASLSEDGRFAGSPQDKEKRRN is encoded by the exons ATGCAGGTTGGGCAGCCCGAGGCAGGACGTCacctggaggaggaaggacacCCGCTGGGCAGCGGCCGCTGGACGTGGTTCTGCGGGGACACggagcctctgctgctgcccacagcttggAGGAGGACAGGGCGAGGGCTGGGCCAGGCTCTCCTGGTGGCGTGCCGGCTCTCAGGAGCCTCCGAAGTGGAGCTGCTGAGCCGGAGCTCAGAgttccagctgctggctccctgcccgtCCTGCTGCACCGCTCAGCACCAcgctgcgggcagg cttgctctgttttcctttgcagcaggagggagcagcagcaggaggaggaagaggagggggctgccctggccctttGCTCATCGGAGGAGCCCGGCCGCTGCCCAGGCGCCAGGGCAGGCGGGCTCCGGCTGCAGCAGGGCGCTCTTTGGCCAGCCCCTGGCAGCCCTCTGCGGGGAGGACGGCTCCCTGCCCCGGCCCGTCCAG gagctgctggctgtcCTGCTCCGGGAAGGACCGTCGACGGAGGGGATATTCCGCAAAGCCGCCGGCGGGACCGAATTTCGGGAGCTGCGCGAGGCCCTGGACCGCGGCGCACGCGTCGACCTGGGAAGCCAGCCTGCGCTCCTGCTGGCCGTCGTCTTGAAG GACTTCCTCCGAAGCATCCCCGCCAAGCTCCTCGTGAACGACCTCTACGAGGACTGGATGGCAGCCATGGAGAGGACCAGCAAGGAGGAGAAGGTCTCCGAGCTGAAAGC GGTGGCCGAGAAGTTGCCTGCagccaacctcctcctcctcaagcgGCTGCTCTCGCTGCTCCAGCACATCGGCCACAACGCAGCCACCAGCAGGATGACCGCCAGCAACCTGGCCATCTGCCTTGGGCCAAACCTGCTGAGCCCGCCCAACGAGGACCTGCTCCCGCTGGAGGCCATGCTGGAGGTCACTGGGAAG GTGAAGGTGCTGGTGGAGTTTCTGACGGAGAACTGCAGGGAACTCTTTGGGGAGGAGGCGACTGACCCGTCCTGTCCAGCAGCCGAGGAGGCGCCGGCCCCCACGGAGACATCCAGAG CTCTGCGTTTGGAAGAGCAGCAAGTCCCTGCGGTCACAGCAGACGCCGAGCATCAGGCAGAAGCCTTGCCGCACGCACCCCCCTCTCTGCTCGGTGTCCTCAAAGAAGCTGGGGGAGATACGGTGGGGGAGTCTGAAACGGGAGAG GCACCTTCAGCTTTGCCTCCCACCGCCCCCGAGAGCGCGGCAGGCTCCCTGGGGCGCCCAGAAGAAGTGGCGAGCCTTTCCGAGGACGGCAG GTTTGCAGGCTCTCCCCAGgacaaggaaaagagaagaaactga
- the LOC128150437 gene encoding uncharacterized protein LOC128150437 gives MQLICDLLPNNLGYTLPNALCESTTRSDVARMSEAPPGLHYGGPVHIHWDLGDGAEGTLRQLAGGTEPGGEAHAPEGPAVDQGDLDRLEKGAGGNLMSFPKGKSKVLETWGRRSQEALTDAEPVLSTDVRLTRGRRRSERRLLLLQEELVIAKLQRGTTVRPQLRLALDQLWVLSGGKEAAGEEKEEEGGDEDRTSILLMWPSGSCVATFPSRALKELWVGTLLGTPEGAKRARVTPVPSIKLLKKELSHRHAWRTFSAGSLERLMEGQAEAGPKQGPPTVPSSDGGALCHAPGEFREER, from the exons ATGCAGCTCATCTGCGATCTTCTACCTAATAACCTAGGCTACACACTACCTAACGCTCTGTGCGAGAGTACAACCCGATCCGATGTTGCAC GGATGTCCGAGGCACCCCCTGGGCTGCACTATGGGGGACCTGTTCACATTCACTGGGATCTGGGAGATGGGGCAGAGGGGACCCTCCGGCAGCTCGCAGGTGGCACAGAACCGGGAGGAGAGGCTCATGCGCCGGAGGGTCCTGCTGTCGATCAGGGGGATCTCGACCGGCTGGAGAAAGGGGCTGGCGGGAACCTCATGTCATTCCCCAAGGGGAAGAGCAAAGTCCTGGAGACCTGGGGACGAAGAAGCCA ggaggctcTCACCGACGCCGAGCCGGTGCTGAGCACGGACGTGCGGCTGACCCGGGGCCGCAGGAGGAGCGAGagacgccttctcctcctccaggaggaACTGGTGATCGCCAAGTTGCA acGTGGCACCACCGTGCGCCCACAGCTCCGCCTGGCCCTggaccagctgtgggtgctgagtGGCGGAAAGgaggcagcgggggaggagaaagaggaggaaggcgGCGATGAGGACAGGACCTCCATCCTCCTCATGTGGCCCAGCGGCTCCTGTGTTGCCACTTTCCC ctcccgGGCGCTGAAGGAGCTGTGGGTGGGCACGCTGCTGGG GACACCAGAAGGAGCCAAGAGAGCCCGGGTGACGCCCGTCCCGTCAATCAAACTCCTCAAGAAGGAGCTGAGCCACCGCCACGCC TGGAGGACATTCAGCGCCGGGAGCCTGGAGAGGCTGATGGAGggccaggcagag GCTGGTCCCAAGCAAGGGCCTCCGACGGTCCCGTCTAGCGACGGAGGGGCACTTTGCCACGCACCGGGTGAGTTTCGGGAAGAACGGTAA